In one Brienomyrus brachyistius isolate T26 chromosome 7, BBRACH_0.4, whole genome shotgun sequence genomic region, the following are encoded:
- the hsdl2 gene encoding hydroxysteroid dehydrogenase-like protein 2, with amino-acid sequence MLPNTGKLAGRTLFITGASRGIGKAIALKAARDGANVVIAAKTAQPHPKLPGTIYTAAEEIQAAGGKALPCVVDIRDEKQISDAVEQAVKKFGGIDILVNNASAINLTGTVETPMKKVDLMLGINLRGTYLTSKLCIPYLLKSKNPHILNLSPPLNLNPVWFKNHTAYTMAKYGMSMCVLGMAEEFRGSIAVNALWPKTAIQTAAMDMLGGSGISKQCRKVDIMADAAYSILNKPTTYTGNFTIDEDILKAEGISDFDTYAVVPGHPLLPDFFLDSDPEEVKKQMVDEGTKAEQAVAGDMASGPIADTFRAIQGILSPDVIKTTQGVYKFNITGDDAGVWYIDLKNGSGSAGLGEPPNGEADVIMTLDGLDFVKMFKGQLKPTMAFMSGKLKIKGDMTLAIKMEKMMAMMTSKL; translated from the exons ATGTTGCCGAATACGGG AAAGCTCGCAGGTCGCACCCTGTTCATTACTGGGGCCAGCCGTGGCATCGGGAAGGCCATCGCCTTGAAAGCTGCCCGGGATGGTGCCAACGTGGTGATCGCTGCCAAAACTGCCCAGCCGCATCCCAAACTTCCTGGGACCATCTACACTGCTGCAGAAGAAA TTCAGGCAGCTGGTGGTAAGGCTCTACCCTGTGTTGTGGATATCAGGGATGAAAAGCAGATCAGCGATGCAGTGGAGCAAGCAGTAAAGAAATTTGGAG GTATTGACATATTGGTAAACAATGCAAGCGCCATAAATTTAactggcactgtggagacaccaATGAAGAAAGTGGACCTGATGCTGGGCATCAACCTCAGAGGAACTTACCTGAC atCCAAGCTGTGTATCCCATACCTCCTGAAGAGTAAAAACCCTCACATCCTCAACTTAAGCCCTCCACTCAATCTGAATCCCGTCTGGTTTAAAAATCACACAG cATACACCATGGCCAAGTATGGCATGTCCATGTGCGTTCTGGGAATGGCTGAAGAATTCAGAGGGTCTATCGCAGTCAATGCCTTGTGGCCCAAGACAG CCATTCAGACGGCAGCCATGGACATGCTGGGAGGCTCTGGCATCAGTAAGCAGTGCAGGAAGGTGGACATCATGGCAGACGCGGCCTACTCTATCCTGAACAAGCCCACCACCTACACGGGCAATTTCACCATCGACGAGGACATACTGAAGGCGGAAGGAATCTCTGACTTCGACACATATGCTGTTGTTCCAG GACATCCTCTACTCCCTGACTTTTTCCTGGACAGCGACCCAGAAGAAGTTAAGAAGCAGATGGTGGACGAGG GAACTAAGGCTGAACAGGCAGTTGCAGGAGACATGGCAAGCGGACCCATCGCTGACACCTTCAGAGCCATTCAAGGAATCCTGAGCCCCGATGTCATTAAAACGACGCAGGGAGTTTACAAGTTCAACATCACTG GAGACGATGCCGGCGTGTGGTACATCGACCTGAAGAATGGTTCGGGAAGCGCAGGCCTTGGGGAGCCTCCGAACGGGGAGGCGGATGTCATCATGACCCTGGACGGCCTGGACTTCGTCAAGATGTTCAAAG GTCAACTGAAGCCAACGATGGCATTTATGTCTGGAAAGCTGAAGATTAAGGGCGATATGACTCTTGCCATCAAGATGGAGAAGATGATGGCAATGATGACATCTAAACTTTAA